The following are encoded in a window of Streptomyces sp. Go-475 genomic DNA:
- a CDS encoding 8-amino-7-oxononanoate synthase gives MAFGWIDEQARLRRRAGLVRTLRPRPAASPLLDLASNDYLGLARHPEVTEGASRAATTWGGGSTGSRLVTGSTELHAELERELADFCGAEAALVFSSGYAANLAAVTALAPHDSLIVSDAGNHASLIDGCRLARGTTQVVAHAEPEAVRKALASHEGPAIAVSDTVFSVDGDAAPLAALAEACREHGAGLVVDDAHGLGVLGDGGRGAPHAAGLAGADDVVVTLTLSKSLGSQGGAVLGPARVVDHLVNAARTFIFDTGLAPAAAGAALAALRLLRREPERAARARAVAGELYAGLTAAGLEAVRPDAAVVSVRAPSPEDAVRWAAECRAAGLAVGCFRPPSVPDGISRLRLTARADLTGQQIERAVRLIGETRP, from the coding sequence ATGGCGTTCGGCTGGATCGACGAGCAGGCGCGGTTGCGCCGCCGCGCCGGACTCGTACGGACCCTGCGCCCCCGTCCGGCCGCCTCGCCGCTCCTCGACCTGGCGAGCAACGATTATCTGGGCCTCGCCCGCCACCCCGAGGTCACCGAGGGCGCGTCCCGCGCCGCGACGACCTGGGGCGGCGGCTCGACGGGCTCCCGGCTCGTCACCGGCAGTACCGAACTGCACGCGGAGCTGGAACGGGAACTGGCCGATTTCTGCGGTGCGGAGGCGGCCCTGGTCTTCTCCTCCGGCTACGCGGCCAACCTCGCGGCGGTCACCGCGCTGGCCCCGCACGACTCGCTGATCGTCTCCGACGCGGGCAACCACGCCTCGCTCATCGACGGCTGCCGACTGGCCCGCGGCACGACCCAGGTCGTGGCGCACGCCGAGCCGGAGGCCGTGCGCAAGGCGCTGGCGAGCCACGAGGGGCCGGCGATCGCGGTGTCCGACACGGTCTTCTCGGTCGACGGCGACGCGGCCCCGCTCGCCGCGCTCGCCGAGGCCTGCCGGGAGCACGGCGCCGGACTGGTCGTCGACGACGCCCACGGCCTGGGCGTCCTCGGCGACGGCGGCCGCGGCGCCCCGCACGCGGCGGGACTCGCGGGCGCCGACGACGTCGTCGTGACGCTCACGCTGTCCAAATCGCTCGGCAGCCAGGGCGGGGCCGTCCTCGGCCCGGCCCGGGTCGTCGACCACCTGGTCAACGCGGCACGGACGTTCATCTTCGACACCGGACTCGCCCCCGCCGCGGCGGGGGCGGCCCTCGCGGCCCTGCGCCTGCTGCGCCGCGAGCCGGAGCGGGCGGCGCGGGCCCGCGCGGTGGCGGGCGAGCTGTACGCGGGCCTGACCGCCGCGGGTCTGGAAGCGGTGCGTCCGGACGCCGCGGTGGTCTCGGTGCGGGCGCCCTCTCCCGAGGACGCCGTGCGCTGGGCGGCCGAGTGCCGCGCGGCGGGCCTGGCCGTGGGCTGTTTCCGTCCTCCTTCCGTGCCGGACGGCATCTCACGGCTCAGGCTGACCGCCCGCGCGGACCTGACCGGTCAGCAGATCGAACGCGCTGTACGGCTGATCGGCGAGACGCGACCATGA
- a CDS encoding adenosylmethionine--8-amino-7-oxononanoate transaminase: MPELTVPELLELDRRHVWHPYGPMPGRQEPLVVESASGVRLRLADGSGELVDGMSSWWSAIHGYNHPVLNEAAREQLGRMSHVMFGGLTHEPAVRLAKLLVDLSPEGLEHVFLADSGSVSVEVAVKMCLQYWRSLGRPGKQRLLTWRGGYHGDTWQPMSVCDPEGGMHELWTGVLQRQVFADPPPAEYDETYAEHLRSLIGRHADELAAVIVEPVVQGAGGMRFHSPAYLRVLREACDAHGVLLVFDEIATGFGRTGALFAAEHAAVTPDVMCVGKALTGGYLTMAATLCTARVADGISRGEVPVLAHGPTFMGNPLAAAVACASIELLLGQDWLAEVKRIEAGLRDGLAAASGLPGVTDVRVLGAIGVVQLDHAVDMEAATAAAVREGVWLRPFRDLIYTMPPYVTGDADLARIARAVCAAAREGRSG; this comes from the coding sequence GTGCCCGAGCTGACGGTGCCCGAGCTGCTGGAGCTCGACCGGCGGCATGTGTGGCACCCGTACGGGCCGATGCCCGGCCGGCAGGAACCGCTCGTCGTGGAGTCGGCGAGCGGGGTGCGGCTGCGGCTCGCGGACGGCTCCGGGGAACTGGTCGACGGCATGTCGTCCTGGTGGTCGGCGATCCACGGCTACAACCACCCGGTGCTGAACGAGGCCGCGCGCGAGCAGCTCGGGCGGATGAGCCACGTGATGTTCGGCGGGCTCACCCACGAGCCCGCCGTACGGCTGGCGAAGCTTCTGGTCGACCTGTCGCCCGAGGGCCTGGAGCACGTCTTCCTCGCCGACTCCGGGTCGGTGTCGGTCGAGGTCGCGGTCAAGATGTGCCTGCAGTACTGGCGCTCGCTGGGCCGTCCCGGCAAGCAGCGGCTGCTGACCTGGCGCGGCGGCTACCACGGCGACACCTGGCAGCCGATGTCGGTGTGCGACCCCGAGGGCGGGATGCACGAGCTGTGGACCGGGGTGCTCCAGCGCCAGGTGTTCGCGGACCCGCCCCCGGCGGAGTACGACGAGACGTACGCCGAGCACCTGCGGTCGCTGATCGGGCGGCACGCCGACGAGCTGGCGGCGGTGATCGTCGAGCCGGTGGTGCAGGGCGCGGGCGGGATGCGGTTCCACTCCCCCGCGTATCTGCGGGTGCTGCGGGAGGCGTGCGACGCGCACGGCGTGCTGCTGGTGTTCGACGAGATCGCCACCGGTTTCGGCCGCACGGGCGCGCTGTTCGCGGCGGAGCACGCGGCGGTGACGCCGGATGTGATGTGCGTGGGCAAGGCGCTGACCGGCGGCTATCTGACGATGGCGGCGACGCTGTGCACCGCGCGGGTGGCCGACGGCATCTCGCGGGGCGAGGTCCCGGTGCTCGCCCACGGGCCGACCTTCATGGGCAACCCGCTGGCGGCGGCCGTGGCCTGCGCCTCGATCGAGCTGCTGCTGGGCCAGGACTGGCTCGCGGAGGTCAAGCGGATCGAGGCGGGGCTGCGGGACGGGCTCGCGGCGGCCTCGGGCCTGCCGGGTGTGACGGACGTACGGGTCCTCGGCGCCATCGGGGTCGTGCAGCTGGACCACGCCGTGGACATGGAGGCGGCGACGGCGGCGGCCGTGCGCGAGGGCGTGTGGCTGCGGCCGTTCCGCGATCTGATCTACACCATGCCGCCGTACGTCACGGGCGACGCGGACCTGGCGCGGATCGCGCGGGCGGTGTGCGCGGCGGCGCGGGAAGGACGATCGGGGTGA
- a CDS encoding helix-turn-helix transcriptional regulator encodes MQHGPAVRRRKLGAELRALRTSAGLTSGEAARLVGWHQSKVSRIETGTSGVKPADVRLLLDAYGVADSQLRELLMVLAGSEDSDGRHHWWHAYRGVLPPTYRDFISLESQASAMRTLETTVVPGLLQTPEYARAVTRAAVEGLSEDRLDTLVEVRLARQDVLRADPPLELSAVLDEAVLRREVGGPGVMARQLERLVEAARLPQVRLQVLPFAAGAHIGVTGPFVVFSFSSTSDLDVVVLDHLTSSLYLERKEDLRAYTEAFNALQIHALSPEDSLDFIAGTAAGA; translated from the coding sequence ATGCAGCACGGTCCCGCGGTGCGCCGGCGGAAACTGGGCGCCGAACTGCGTGCGCTGCGCACCTCGGCGGGGCTCACCAGCGGTGAGGCGGCCCGGCTGGTGGGCTGGCACCAGTCGAAGGTCAGCCGGATCGAGACGGGCACGAGTGGGGTGAAACCGGCCGATGTGCGGTTACTCCTCGACGCCTACGGTGTGGCAGACTCCCAACTTCGCGAGTTGCTCATGGTGTTGGCGGGGTCCGAGGACAGCGACGGCCGGCACCACTGGTGGCACGCCTACCGCGGGGTGCTGCCGCCGACCTACCGGGATTTCATCAGCCTGGAGTCCCAGGCCAGCGCGATGCGCACCCTGGAGACCACCGTCGTCCCGGGCCTGCTCCAGACGCCCGAGTACGCGCGTGCGGTGACGAGGGCCGCGGTGGAGGGGCTGTCGGAGGACCGGCTCGACACACTCGTCGAAGTGCGGCTGGCCAGGCAGGACGTCCTGCGCGCGGATCCGCCGCTGGAACTGAGCGCCGTGCTGGACGAGGCGGTGCTGCGCCGCGAGGTGGGCGGGCCCGGGGTCATGGCCCGGCAGCTGGAACGCCTGGTCGAGGCGGCACGGCTGCCCCAAGTAAGGCTCCAGGTGCTGCCGTTCGCCGCCGGGGCGCACATCGGTGTCACCGGCCCTTTCGTTGTCTTCTCATTTTCGAGCACTTCTGATCTGGATGTGGTTGTTCTCGACCACTTGACGAGTAGCCTCTATCTCGAACGGAAAGAAGACCTCCGGGCCTACACGGAGGCCTTCAACGCCCTTCAGATCCACGCCCTTTCGCCCGAGGACTCGTTGGATTTCATCGCCGGGACAGCCGCCGGCGCGTAA
- a CDS encoding class I SAM-dependent methyltransferase gives MPLRSGKVPRDAVRHPLFARYYARVSVHAETRLGMGRVRERLLGGLSGRVIEIGAGNGLNFAHYPGTVAEVVAIEPERRLRRLAVEAALRADVPVDVVPGAAEALPVKSEGFDAAVVSLVLCSVRDVPRALGELRRVLRPGGEVRFFEHGRGGGRVMTRTQHALDRTLWPVLNGGCHLSREPVRELRDAGFELGPYRRVMMPEQGPVLPTSYCVMGTAWRPGAGA, from the coding sequence ATGCCGCTCCGCTCCGGCAAGGTGCCGCGGGATGCCGTGCGCCATCCGCTGTTCGCCCGCTACTACGCCCGGGTCAGCGTGCACGCCGAGACCCGGCTGGGCATGGGCCGGGTGCGCGAGAGACTGCTCGGCGGGCTGTCCGGGCGGGTGATCGAGATCGGCGCGGGCAACGGGCTGAACTTCGCGCACTACCCCGGCACCGTCGCGGAGGTCGTGGCCATCGAACCGGAGCGGCGGCTGCGGCGGCTGGCCGTCGAGGCGGCCCTGCGCGCCGACGTCCCGGTGGACGTGGTGCCGGGTGCGGCCGAGGCGCTGCCGGTCAAGAGCGAGGGCTTCGACGCGGCCGTGGTGTCGTTGGTGCTGTGCAGTGTGCGGGACGTGCCCCGGGCGCTCGGGGAGCTGCGGCGGGTGCTGCGGCCCGGCGGTGAGGTGCGGTTCTTCGAGCACGGCCGGGGCGGCGGCCGGGTCATGACCCGCACGCAGCACGCGCTGGACCGGACGCTGTGGCCGGTGCTGAACGGCGGCTGCCATCTGTCGCGGGAGCCCGTGCGGGAGCTGCGGGACGCCGGGTTCGAGCTCGGCCCCTACCGACGGGTGATGATGCCGGAGCAGGGGCCGGTGCTGCCCACCTCGTACTGCGTCATGGGCACGGCCTGGCGCCCGGGGGCCGGCGCGTAG
- the bla gene encoding class A beta-lactamase has translation MHTRHSRPSRRAALVLGAAAALSWGGGSAQALPRTGGVTARLRKLEQEHTARLGVYARNLRTGRTVAYRADELFPMASVFKTLAAAAVLRDLDRDGEFLARRVHYTQEYVTDSGHSPVTEDHVATGMTVAELCDATIRFSDNTAGNLLLKELGGPTAITRFARSVGDGVTRLDRWEPELNSAEPWRVTDTTSPRAIGRTYARLVLGDALQPRDRARLTDWLLRNTTSAEKFRKALPADWLIADKTGGGRYGGNHDVGLTWPPDGPPIVMSVLTTQPEEDAPADNPLVAGTAQLLAAELARPESRTGRRGPAGSSASPAGRGAPGPRGGESR, from the coding sequence GTGCACACCCGACACTCACGCCCGTCCCGCCGCGCGGCCCTCGTGCTGGGCGCGGCCGCCGCTCTCTCCTGGGGCGGCGGCTCGGCCCAGGCCTTACCGCGCACCGGCGGCGTCACCGCGCGGCTGCGGAAACTGGAGCAGGAACACACCGCCCGCCTGGGGGTGTACGCCCGCAACCTGCGCACGGGCCGGACGGTGGCGTACCGGGCCGACGAGCTCTTCCCCATGGCCTCGGTCTTCAAGACGCTCGCCGCCGCGGCCGTCCTGCGCGACCTCGACCGCGACGGCGAGTTCCTGGCCCGACGCGTCCACTACACCCAGGAGTACGTCACGGACTCCGGCCACTCCCCCGTCACCGAGGACCACGTCGCGACCGGCATGACCGTCGCCGAACTCTGCGACGCCACCATCCGGTTCAGCGACAACACCGCGGGCAACCTGCTGCTGAAGGAGCTGGGCGGACCGACCGCGATCACGCGGTTCGCCCGCTCGGTCGGTGACGGGGTCACCCGGCTCGACCGGTGGGAGCCCGAGCTCAACAGCGCGGAACCCTGGCGCGTGACCGACACGACCTCCCCGCGCGCCATCGGCCGGACCTACGCCCGCCTGGTGCTCGGCGACGCGCTTCAGCCGCGGGACCGGGCCCGGCTGACGGACTGGCTGCTCCGCAACACCACGAGCGCCGAGAAGTTCCGCAAGGCCCTGCCGGCCGACTGGCTGATCGCCGACAAGACCGGCGGCGGGCGGTACGGCGGCAACCACGACGTGGGCCTCACCTGGCCGCCGGACGGCCCCCCGATCGTGATGTCCGTCCTGACCACCCAGCCGGAGGAGGACGCCCCGGCCGACAACCCTCTGGTGGCCGGGACGGCGCAGCTGCTGGCGGCGGAACTCGCCCGGCCGGAGTCGAGGACGGGCCGCCGCGGGCCAGCCGGCTCGTCGGCGTCGCCGGCGGGCAGGGGTGCGCCGGGTCCCCGCGGGGGAGAATCGCGGTAG
- a CDS encoding fic family toxin-antitoxin system, toxin component translates to MNNLEIDLAWLLMLAEQKTPGDPQVTDWGALVAAVARHQARIFDVPVYDGPHARAAALLQLLIHVPALERSNALFASAVAYAYLVASGAKVVTSPEQVRDLARLVKSGEASVRDIERELRQWSL, encoded by the coding sequence TTGAACAACCTCGAGATCGACCTCGCCTGGCTGCTGATGCTCGCCGAGCAGAAAACCCCCGGCGACCCGCAGGTGACCGACTGGGGAGCCCTCGTCGCCGCCGTCGCCCGCCACCAGGCCCGGATCTTCGACGTCCCCGTCTACGACGGCCCGCACGCCCGCGCCGCCGCGCTGCTCCAGCTCCTCATCCACGTCCCCGCGCTGGAACGCTCCAACGCCCTGTTCGCCTCCGCCGTCGCCTACGCCTACCTCGTCGCCAGCGGCGCCAAGGTCGTCACCTCGCCCGAGCAGGTCCGCGACCTCGCCCGGCTGGTCAAGAGCGGCGAGGCGTCCGTACGGGACATCGAGCGGGAGCTGCGCCAGTGGAGCCTGTGA
- the bioD gene encoding dethiobiotin synthase, with protein sequence MPVLVITGTGTEVGKTVVTAAVAATALAAGRSVAVLKAAQTGVRPDEPGDAAEVARLAGAVTTAELDRYPEPLAPATAARRAGRAPVHPHEVAEAAAKLATEHDLVLVEGAGGLLVRFDAAGGTLADAAGLLSAPVLIVAPAGLGTLNTTELTAHELRSRGLEPAGVVIGSWPAEPDLAARCNLADLPDVAGAPLLGSVPARSGALAPAAFRAAAPHWLAPRLDGTWDAEAFRVREAPPAS encoded by the coding sequence ATGCCGGTACTGGTGATCACGGGCACGGGCACGGAGGTCGGCAAGACGGTGGTGACCGCCGCCGTCGCCGCGACGGCCCTGGCGGCCGGCCGTTCGGTGGCCGTGCTGAAGGCCGCGCAGACGGGCGTGCGCCCGGACGAACCGGGGGACGCCGCGGAGGTCGCGCGTCTCGCGGGAGCGGTGACGACGGCCGAACTCGACCGCTATCCGGAGCCGTTGGCGCCGGCCACGGCAGCCCGCCGGGCCGGTCGCGCCCCGGTGCATCCGCACGAGGTCGCGGAGGCCGCCGCCAAGCTGGCCACCGAGCACGACCTGGTGCTGGTGGAGGGGGCGGGCGGGCTGCTCGTACGGTTCGACGCGGCCGGCGGCACGCTGGCGGACGCGGCCGGGCTGCTGTCGGCTCCGGTGCTGATCGTGGCGCCGGCCGGGCTGGGCACGCTGAACACGACGGAGCTGACGGCCCACGAACTCCGCTCCCGGGGGCTGGAGCCCGCGGGTGTGGTGATCGGGAGCTGGCCCGCGGAACCGGATCTCGCCGCGCGCTGCAATCTCGCGGACCTGCCGGACGTGGCCGGGGCGCCGCTGCTGGGCTCGGTGCCCGCCCGGTCGGGGGCCCTCGCCCCCGCCGCCTTCCGGGCGGCCGCGCCGCACTGGCTGGCGCCCCGCCTGGACGGCACGTGGGACGCGGAGGCGTTCCGGGTGCGGGAGGCGCCGCCGGCCTCCTGA
- a CDS encoding DUF397 domain-containing protein, with product MRALPRHVPSSIELHGVRWLRSSYSTGANNCVETACPDTPPWAGLLAVRDSKAPTGPALLFSPRSWAEFTAAVDRM from the coding sequence ATGCGTGCACTGCCTCGTCATGTCCCCTCAAGCATCGAACTGCACGGTGTGCGGTGGCTGCGCAGCAGCTACAGCACCGGCGCGAACAACTGCGTCGAGACCGCGTGTCCGGACACTCCTCCCTGGGCCGGACTCCTCGCCGTGCGCGACTCCAAGGCCCCGACCGGGCCCGCGCTGCTCTTCTCCCCGAGGAGCTGGGCGGAGTTCACGGCCGCGGTGGACCGTATGTGA
- a CDS encoding ABC transporter ATP-binding protein has product MSTPAAEHAPGLAPTDGIAARARGLTKAYGSGETTVLALDSVDVDVVRGRFTAVMGPSGSGKSTLMHCLAGLDTVSAGRVWLGDTEITGLRERELTRLRRDRIGFMFQSFNLIPTLNALENITLPMDIAGRKPDEKWLDQVIDTLGLRDRLGHRPSQLSGGQQQRVACARALASRPELIFADEPTGNLDSRAGLEVLGFLREAVDQLGQTVVMVTHDPGAAAHSDLVLFLGDGRIVDEMPRPTAEAVLERMKRFDVIRTRFEES; this is encoded by the coding sequence TTGTCCACACCTGCTGCGGAGCACGCCCCCGGCCTCGCGCCGACCGACGGGATCGCGGCCCGCGCCCGCGGTCTGACCAAGGCGTACGGCTCGGGCGAGACGACCGTGCTGGCGCTCGACTCGGTGGACGTGGACGTCGTGCGCGGCCGGTTCACCGCGGTGATGGGGCCGTCGGGCTCCGGGAAGTCGACGCTGATGCACTGCCTGGCGGGGCTCGACACCGTCTCGGCCGGGCGGGTGTGGCTCGGCGACACCGAGATCACCGGGCTGCGGGAGCGGGAGCTGACCCGGTTGCGCCGGGACCGGATCGGGTTCATGTTCCAGTCGTTCAACCTCATCCCGACCCTGAACGCGTTGGAGAACATCACCCTGCCCATGGACATCGCCGGCAGGAAGCCCGACGAGAAGTGGCTGGACCAGGTCATCGACACGCTCGGCCTGCGGGACCGGCTCGGGCACCGGCCCTCCCAGCTCTCCGGCGGTCAGCAGCAGCGCGTGGCCTGTGCGCGGGCGCTGGCCTCGCGGCCCGAGCTGATCTTCGCGGACGAGCCGACCGGCAACCTCGACTCGCGCGCCGGCCTGGAGGTGCTCGGCTTCCTGCGCGAGGCGGTGGACCAGCTCGGCCAGACCGTCGTCATGGTCACCCACGACCCGGGCGCCGCCGCCCACTCGGACCTGGTGCTCTTCCTCGGGGACGGCCGGATCGTCGACGAGATGCCGCGGCCGACGGCGGAAGCGGTGCTGGAGCGGATGAAGCGGTTCGACGTGATCCGCACGCGCTTCGAGGAGAGCTGA
- the bioB gene encoding biotin synthase BioB, producing MDLLNTLVDKGLRRELPTRDEALAVLATSDDDLLDVVAAAGKVRRHWFGRRVKLNYLVNLKSGLCPEDCSYCSQRLGSEAGILKYTWLKPDQASDAAAAGVAGGAKRVCLVASGRGPTDRDVDRVSETIRTIKEKNEGVEVCACLGLLSDGQAERLREAGADAYNHNLNTSEATYGDITTTHTYADRVDTVNKAHAAGLSACSGLIAGMGETDEDLVDVVFSLRELDPDSVPVNFLIPFEGTPLAKEWNLTPQRCLRILAMTRFVCPDVEVRIAGGREVHLRTMQPLALHLANSIFLGDYLTSEGQAGKADLEMIADAGFEVEGTDQVTLPEHRAAGGCGSGGGCGSEGSEGDGVCGSAPAAPAGEPRTDLVAVRRRGAGTDLAPNA from the coding sequence ATGGACCTGCTGAACACGCTGGTGGACAAGGGGCTTCGGCGCGAGCTGCCGACCCGTGACGAAGCACTGGCCGTCCTCGCGACGTCCGACGACGACCTGCTCGATGTGGTGGCCGCGGCCGGGAAGGTGCGCCGGCACTGGTTCGGCCGGCGGGTGAAACTCAACTATCTCGTCAACCTGAAGTCCGGCCTGTGCCCCGAGGACTGCTCCTACTGTTCGCAGCGGCTCGGTTCCGAGGCCGGGATCCTGAAGTACACCTGGCTCAAACCCGACCAGGCCTCCGACGCGGCGGCGGCCGGTGTGGCGGGGGGCGCCAAGCGGGTGTGCCTGGTGGCCAGCGGGCGCGGCCCGACCGACCGGGACGTGGACCGGGTCTCCGAGACGATCCGGACGATCAAGGAGAAGAACGAGGGCGTCGAGGTGTGCGCCTGCCTCGGGCTGCTCTCCGACGGCCAGGCCGAGCGGCTGCGCGAGGCGGGCGCCGACGCCTACAACCACAACCTCAACACGTCCGAGGCGACGTACGGGGACATCACGACCACGCACACGTACGCCGACCGCGTCGACACGGTCAACAAGGCCCACGCGGCGGGCCTGTCCGCCTGCTCGGGGCTGATCGCCGGCATGGGCGAGACGGACGAGGACCTGGTCGACGTCGTCTTCTCGCTGCGCGAGCTGGACCCGGACTCGGTTCCGGTCAACTTCCTCATCCCGTTCGAGGGCACCCCGCTGGCCAAGGAGTGGAACCTGACGCCGCAGCGGTGCCTGCGGATCCTGGCGATGACGCGGTTCGTCTGCCCGGACGTGGAGGTCCGCATCGCGGGCGGGCGCGAGGTCCATCTGCGCACGATGCAGCCGCTCGCCCTGCACCTGGCCAACTCGATCTTCCTCGGCGACTACCTCACCAGCGAGGGTCAGGCGGGCAAGGCCGACCTGGAGATGATCGCGGACGCCGGGTTCGAGGTGGAGGGCACCGACCAGGTGACGCTGCCGGAGCACCGGGCCGCCGGCGGCTGCGGGAGCGGTGGCGGCTGCGGCTCCGAGGGGTCCGAGGGGGACGGCGTGTGCGGTTCCGCGCCCGCCGCGCCGGCCGGTGAGCCCCGTACCGACCTGGTCGCCGTGCGCCGCCGGGGCGCCGGGACGGACCTCGCGCCCAATGCCTGA